One Glycine max cultivar Williams 82 chromosome 8, Glycine_max_v4.0, whole genome shotgun sequence genomic window, attttttttagaatacatgtattttttatcatatacaaTCTTATTTTAAGTCGAGTAGGATTATTATATGTAACAAAATTGtttctctaaatatttaattaatacaatTGTTTAATATCAAACTCAAATTCAAGacatttaattaagttaaaataaccTTATGTTAGTTGATCCATATACCTAGTGATTTGTATATTAATTTGGTCGTGTAATATGCAATTTtcccatttatttaatttcaagtCAAATGACATCAAGTTAtttcaaatgaaattaaatatatcaaaacgatattgtgaaaaaatatcaacttataagaataaaaaatatatttaagtcgaTCTaccttattaaaaatatacataaaattagCACAAAATATGTCAAATTCAATACTCTGGCACATAATAACATATAACCATTAGACATTTTTTCATTAGAAAGCCAAAAGTCTTGAATCAaaaaaatctcaagaaccaCCTAAACATGAATCTACATACAAACAAACTAATACCTCATTGCACAAAGAAAAATGTCAAGCCAAGGTTGTCAACATGAGTCAACCAATGCTTACGAAAAGTATATTGTCTCAGTTAGTTACAAGACATATGTTGTGTTTCTCttctaagaaaaataatattaatcacttatttttatctcttgGTGACACTTTAGATATGATATGTCATTTTTTCATGGCTTTGCCTAATGGCATattttagacttaaatatgttttaaatccttaATAAaggatcaatattttattttggttcttaatacaaatatttagttgcattaaatttttaaaatattaaaatttttattttgagtctCTATCATTAATTAAGTAATAATGTAATATCTagtgaataaattttttaatacataaattGTTGAAATAGTATCATGTAATCATTTAATTGATGacacaaattcaaaataaaaattttgatatCTCAAATATCTaatgcaacaatttttttatcatggaccaaaaacaaaattaatcgaTCATTCATTATAgacctaaaacatatttaaacctatattttatcatatatatttcgTTTGGCTCtcttataagaagaaaaataattatgtccGGTTCCACATATTTTTTTGGCATGATGTGTGGTATAAaagaatttgttaaaaaatatgttgcaaACACttctcttatcttttttattatgcaTTGTTAGACTAATGTATTCTGGTTAGAATACCCCTTGTACTCTTTTcttaataaagttttatttataaaaatatgcatCCACGTATAGgagaaatatttgttttttttatatcattgaaattataaataataattctttgTAACTTCTGCAGCCTATAACTATAATAATCCTTCGGATGTTGTGGGTCTACGgcatttaaaattaactaaagcagaaattaaagtaATCCCTACTCAAGACTAATTGTAGATAATTTGCCAAAAGAAGAAGGGAAAGTTCTCTTTCCAGTTAAGGTTCGATGAAAAGAAAACAGAGTATATACGATAGTTGTTGATGTGATAAAAAGAGgtagaaataaaatatcataaaaaatgtgGTATGAATTTGTTGTATAAACTTTTAGACTATTAATATGAATACTCTAACATAAACAAATTCGTTTACACACTGAAAGAGTTTACTACGAAAAAATGGGTTCTTTTTCTTTAGgtttttttgttcattattaAACTATATAACGTGGGAGGTAGTATACAACTATATACAAATACAACTAAACTATAAAGTAGGAGTTGAGATGTATGGGCTTTCGTACGGGGCTCATATTCCATGGTAATAGATGATGTCATATTAACTCATATATTATAATCAGCTGCATGTTAAGCCTTGGAATATTTTTCCTCTATTTCCACTTTATAAAAAAGCTCAAATGAATCTCGTCAAATTGTTCTCCGTTAGCAGGCAGGCACATGTAGCACGAGTGCCAAGATAAAATGAGAAGCATGCAATTCATGCTAGGAGTGCCAAGATGTGCATGCCCTAGCGTATGCCCTAGTGTTAGAaatgaaaaagtttttattattatcacgATGCAGTAGGGGCGAATTAGCACGATGGCATCAATTAAACATGATCTTAGGCGGCTTAATTACGTGGTCTAAAAGGATAAAAAAGCCTAtgttattttatgtaaataataattcCAAACAATTGAAGGTGATGTGATGCTTCTagctcacttttttttttcagtgcaCTGGAGATTTTATATAAGACCTTGATTTGATTCTTAATCACACAAAGGGCAATTAAAAAAGGTCAATGACCCACCTTCAACTTCACTTAGTATCAATGGttaattttgtctttttggTAATGCGAGGGCTCATTTATCAAATTATAGTAGGGTGCCCACTTgcctattttattaaattttaaaatagaagctTATAGACTGATTAATTTAATTGGAGGTTCCATTAAGAAGCCAACTAAAGTCAAATCATAGATGCGTCCTTGTGTGTCCAAGATAAGAAACGTCTTTGGGACGAGGGAATTGACTTTGGTGCCTTAAAAGTAGCGtatatactttttatatataatcacAAGAGAGGACAAAGGAAGAGATTCTCCAAAAGCTCAACCTTGGCCTCAAATATTGATCATGGGTAGAAGTCGAGAAAAACCTTCAAAGATGGAAATTGATCTCTCTTTGAAGATAGATACAGATGATGAGCATAATGAAGAAGTAGATGAGAGAGTGAAAGAGGATAACGAGGAAGAAATGGCACAGACTCCAGATAATAACAAGGAATTAGAAGTCCATGAAGCCACAGCTGGTGAAATAGAAGACGATGCATCAGTGGTAGAAACATCTTTGCAAGATAACACAAAAGCAAAAGcggtaattatatatttttcattatcaatATGAGCAGATCCAAAAGCATATATAACCACTTTCTTACCTCCTTCTACCTCCTTAATTTGAGTAAATCAACAGCTAAAATTGCATTATTTGACCAACTCTTTTCTCTATATATTCTCATGTTAATTTCTATCAGTGTTTGTTTATGTGTATATGCAGGCAAATTTACGTAAGGGggcttattttaaaaactatttacggATTGGGGTTTGTTTTAAAACTAATGACGGAGGGGGTCTGTTCTTGGGTGTAACCCGCCATTGCCAATGGCGGCAAAGGTGGAGAGAGGCTGGTATCGTTACTGGTAGTGGCGATATAGGTGGAGAGAGGCTCGCTGACCGTGATGGCGAGATAGGGCAAGGGCAATCTCGCCGTTAGCATTGGCGAGATGCTCCCTGTTGACTGGTGCCGCTAGCCCTTCTGGCGGGATTGGCGCTGTTCATTAAGAGGCACATGCATTGCTTTGTTgttgtaaattttgtttaaataaagcAGTTGCATGATACTCAACGTATGAAGTTGCAGATGCTCTTCTTGTTCATGATGAGACTAAACATAAGGTCTGAAATAGGGTTCAAAGCTAGCTGTAGGTTGCGCATGCTCTCCTTGTTCATGATGAGACTAAACATAAGGTCTGAAATAGGGCTTATAACTAGCTGTAAATGTTCACAGGTTAGGGGTTCAGAGATGCTACACCATATTCACATGCATACAGTTTAATGGCGTGTAAATTAAGAGATAGCTTCAGCTTTCTTcttgtaaattttgtttaaatagaACACTTGCAATGACATTGAATACTTGCAAAATTTCATACTGAAAGAGAGTAAGAAActgaagagaggaagaaagaggttcgtttgaagtttgaaatttgCTGATTGTATAgtaagtattttatatttatttaaataagtcttatttagttttgtttatttgtcatgtataaattttttattttgaagtaataaAATTTGGAGGTCAAATtgcattaattttgtaaattagatttttaatttagaaattattagcagtaattatttgtaagcctTTTTTTAACTGTTTTTGTGAATGAATTTAATTTCCGTATTTGACATATAGAATTGTTTTGgtattatttgaaatataatttaatttaagacaaaaaCTAATTAGATGCTATTTCTTAACTATTTTCTGGTTTGTTTAGAGTTAAAAACGAAGTTTCATTTtacttgtgataaaatatagtataagttaacaacaaaaaaattgtaattttaattataaaatatagtataagttaataaaaaatttgtaattttaattatgttccgtgtaaaaaattgtaattttaattatgttccgtctaaaatttttttaagtgtaatcCTTTCATTTATAATCCTTTTATTTTGTGTCTGAAATTTTTGGTAAAGTTGaagaatttttcataaattatttaattagattaattttttttagaataaagtatgaatgtgtagtttaagtttaatagagcaagcaaataaatagtttatatttgtatcattgacaaatatttaattgaaataataatttgatttgttagactaaaatttgaaggtaaagtttaagtgaattttttttaattagattcgcGATTACTTATGGTGGTTATGCTTCATACGCNNNNNNNNNNNNNNNNNNNNNNNNNNNNNNNNNNNNNNNNNNNNNNNNNNNNNNNNNNNNNNNNNNNNNNNNNNNNNNNNNNNNNNNNNNNNNNNNNNNNNNNNNNNNNNNNNNNNNNNNNNNNNNNNNNNNNNNNNNNNNNNNNNNNNNNNNNNNNNNNNNNNNNNNNNNNNNNNNNNNNNNNNNNNNNNNNNNNNNNNNNNNNNNNNNNNNNNNNNNNNNNNNNNNNNNNNNNNNNNNNNNNNNNNNNNNNNNNNNNNNNNNNNNNNNNNNNNNNNNNNNNNNNNNNNNNNNNNNNNNNNNNNNNNNNNNNNNNNNNNNNNNNNNNNNNNNNNNNNNNNNNNNNNNNNNNNNNNNNNNNNNNNNNNNNNNNNNNNNNNNNNNNNNNNNNNNNNNNNNNNNNNNNNNNNNNNNNNNNNNNNNNNNNNNNNNNNNNNNNNNNNNNNNNNNNNNNNNNNNNNNNNNNNNNNNNNNNNNNNNNNNNNNNNNNNNNNNNNNNNNNNNNNNNNNNNNNNNNNNNNNNNNNNNNNNNNNNNNNNNNNNNNNNNNNNNNNNNNNNNNNNNNNNNNNNNNNNNNNNNNNNNNNNNNNNNNNNNNNNNNNNNNNNNNNNNNNNNNNNNNNNNNNNNNNNNNNNNNNNNNNNNNNNNNNNNNNNNNNNNNNNNNNNNNNNNNNNNNNNNNNNNNNNNNNNNNNNNNNNNNNNNNNNNNNNNNNNNNNNNNNNNNNNNNNNNNNNNNNNNNNNNNNNNNNNNNNNNNNNNNNNNNNNNNNNNNNNNNNNNNNNNNNNNNNNNNNNNNNNNNNNNNNNNNNNNNNNNNNNNNNNNNNNNNNNNNNNNNNNNNNNNNNNNNNNNNNNNNNNNNNNNNNNNNNNNNNNNNNNNNNNNNNNNNNNNNNNNNNNNNNNNNNNNNNNNNNNNNNNNNNNNNNNNNNNNNNNNNNNNNNNNNNNNNNNNNNNNNNNNNNNNNNNNNNNNNNNNNNNNNNNNNNNNNNNNNNNNNNNNNNNNNNNNNNNNNNNNNNNNNNNNNNNNNNNNNNNNNNNNNNNNNNNNNNNNNNNNNNNNNNNNNNNNNNNNNNNNNNNNNNNNNNNNNNNNNNNNNNNNNNNNNNNNNNNNNNNNNNNNNNNNNNNNNNNNNNNNNNNNNNNNNNNNNNNNNNNNNNNNNNNNNNNNNNNNNNNNNNNNNNNNNNNNNNNNNNNNNNNNNNNNNNNNNNNNNNNNNNNNNNNNNNNNNNNNNNNNNNNNNNNNNNNNNNNNNNNNNNNNNNNNNNNNNNNNNNNNNNNNNNNNNNNNNNNNNNNNNNNNNNNNNNNNNNNNNNNNNNNNNNNNNNNNNNNNNNNNNNNNNNNNNNNNNNNNNNNNNNNNNNNNNNNNNNNNNNNNNNNNNNNNNNNNNNNNNNNNNNNNNNNNNNNNNNNNNNNNNNNNNNNNNNNNNNNNNNNNNNNNNNNNNNNNNNNNNNNNNNNNNNNNNNNNNNNNNNNNNNNNNNNNNNNNNNNNNNNNNNNNNNNNNNNNNNNNNNNNNNNNNNNNNNNNNNNNNNNNNNNNNNNNNNNNNNNNNNNNNNNNNNNNNNNNNNNNNNNNNNNNNNNNNNNNNNNNNNNNNNNN contains:
- the LOC102669148 gene encoding uncharacterized protein, coding for MGRSREKPSKMEIDLSLKIDTDDEHNEEVDERVKEDNEEEMAQTPDNNKELEVHEATAGEIEDDASVVETSLQDNTKAKAANLRKGAYFKNYLRIGVCFKTNDGGGLFLGVTRHCQWRQRWREAGIVTGSGDIGGERLADRDGEIGQGQSRR